One genomic region from Yarrowia lipolytica chromosome 1C, complete sequence encodes:
- a CDS encoding uncharacterized protein (Compare to YALI0C23925g, similar to Saccharomyces cerevisiae NNF1 (YJR112W); ancestral locus Anc_7.489, weakly similar to uniprot|P47149 Saccharomyces cerevisiae YJR112w NNF1 nuclear envelope protein) encodes MDMEKDGTQHTKKTQSVQETETQKSETLSTSTPDPETMEISVAEVEATSMKTHTGEGQRQTQASESQATSEGRITTVNETQTTKATEGQTTTTANTRAIPQSARYRRLVTSSSTALAHAVKSLTYKRVAACYPSIAKTPAGQEALREALKQICKAWTDSVQTEFDAIFDERHLPEKLAQLDQLVKDARLRMNSNTDLPIHVDRLTPDQIIKSHLRETKLARIKKLKQLAQTVKKENDEYRQKIKENNDQVHTSLDKLHKVTSDISKATAATQEMPERAELYESWKAL; translated from the coding sequence ATGGACATGGAAAAAGACGGGACACAACACACGAAAAAGACACAATCTGTTCAGGAGACTGAGACGCAGAAATCCGAGACACTGTCTACATCAACACCTGACCCAGAAACCATGGAGATAAGTGTAGCTGAAGTGGAAGCGACATCCATGAAGACACACACAGGGGAGGGACAGAGGCAGACACAAGCCAGTGAATCACAAGCGACGAGCGAAGGACGAATAACAACAGTGAAcgaaacacaaacaacaaaagCGACCGAGGGacaaacaaccacaacagcCAATACACGTGCAATCCCCCAATCAGCACGTTACAGACGTTTAGTCACATCCTCGTCCACAGCACTGGCCCATGCAGTCAAGTCGCTCACTTACAAACGAGTGGCGGCGTGTTATCCAAGCATTGCAAAGACTCCTGCTGGTCAGGAGGCACTCAGAGAAGCCCTTAAGCAGATCTGCAAGGCGTGGACGGACTCAGTACAAACGGAATTCGACGCGATCTTCGATGAACGACATCTCCCGGAGAAACTGGCCCAGTTGGATCAATTGGTCAAAGACGCCAGACTCAGAATGAATTCAAACACAGATCTGCCTATCCATGTCGATAGACTGACGCCAGATCAAATCATCAAGAGCCATCTACGGGAAACTAAACTCGCACGAATCAAAaagctcaaacagctggcACAGAcagtcaagaaggagaatgATGAATACCGACAAAAGATCAAGGAAAACAACGACCAAGTCCATACATCGCTCGACAAGTTGCACAAGGTGACATCGGATATTTCAAAGGCCACAGCTGCTACTCAGGAGATGCCTGAGCGGGCAGAACTGTACGAAAGTTGGAAGGCATTATAG
- a CDS encoding uncharacterized protein (Compare to YALI0C23947g, similar to uniprot|P32602 Saccharomyces cerevisiae YBL050w SEC17 transport vesicle fusion protein, similar to Saccharomyces cerevisiae SEC17 (YBL050W); ancestral locus Anc_7.493): MSDVTALIARADKKMTSSGGMFSFMSGGSSTRFEEAADLYTEAANQYKLQRNGKLAGECFEKAADAQLQSESKDEAANSLLEAYKSYRSNSPQEAAKCLEKAIQFFTTRGQFRRGANYKMELGELYEKELEDIPKAMEAYTDAGDWFSEDRAETLSSKAYLKVAELSAENDDLFKAIEMFEMVARRNLNSNIMKWSLKEYLFKAGLCRIAADPVACGGPINAYLEWDPAFGQSREYGLLVDICEAVSNQNPQLFADKVYDFDQFSKLDKWKTNLLLKIKNAITEQEDDEGLL; this comes from the coding sequence ATGTCAGACGTCACCGCTCTCATTGCTAGAGCCGATAAAAAGATGACCTCCTCCGGAGGCATGTTCTCATTCATGAGCGGCGGCTCCTCGACCCGATTcgaagaagcagcagaccTCTACACCGAGGCCGCAAACCAGTACAAGTTACAGCGTAACGGAAAGCTTGCTGGAGAGTGCTttgagaaggctgctgaCGCACAACTACAGTCCGAGAGCAAGGACGAGGCCGCCAACTCGCTGCTCGAGGCTTACAAATCATACCGGTCCAACTCACCCCAGGAGGCCGCCAAgtgtctggagaaggccatTCAGTTCTTCACTACACGTGGTCAGTTCCGACGAGGTGCCAATTACAAGATGGAGCTGGGAGAGCTGtacgagaaggagctggaggacatTCCCAAGGCCATGGAGGCCTACACAGATGCCGGAGACTGGTTTTCCGAGGACCGAGCAGAGACTCTATCTTCCAAGGCATACCTCAAGGTGGCGGAACTGTCTGCCGAGAACGACGATCTgttcaaggccattgaAATGTTCGAGATGGTTGCCCGACGAAACCTCAATTCCAACATCATGAAGTGGTCGCTCAAGGAGTATTTGTTCAAGGCTGGCCTGTGTCGAATTGCTGCGGATCCTGTTGCTTGTGGGGGCCCCATCAACGCTTACCTGGAGTGGGATCCTGCCTTTGGCCAGTCCCGAGAGTATGGTCTGCTGGTGGATATTTGTGAGGCTGTCAGCAACCAGAACCCCCAGCTGTTTGCTGATAAGGTGTACGACTTTGACCAATTCAGCAAGCTCGACAAATGGAAGACcaacctgctgctcaagatcaagaacgCCATTaccgagcaggaggacgatgaggGACTGTTGTAG